A window of uncultured Methanoregula sp. genomic DNA:
TGTGCAGGGGGTCTCATGGTCAGGTCTCCCGGACCTGAGTACAGGGAACGCGTCAAAAACGCTGCGAAAATATCCCGCGATGCCGGGGTTATCTCTGATACGGATAAAGATCTCCTGGCCCTTGCTCTCGAACTGGATGCAATCCTCTATACCGATGATTTTGCCATACAGAATGTTGCTGCGGTCCTGAAGATCGGGACGCACCCGATACTCCAGAGGAAAGCCCGGCCGGTCCGGTGGAAATACCGGTGCAGCGGATGCGGCAGGTATTACGGGCATGATGGGGAATGCCAGGTCTGCGGTGCAGCGATTAAAAGAAAACTTAAATAGATACCGGCGAATCTTTTTTCATGTCTTCCCTTGACGATCTGATCAGCCGGGCAAAAGCGCTCCTTGCAGATGGGCACAGCCCGGGTCAGATTGCAGATGAACTTTCCCTCTCCATGGAGACGGTGACATGGCTCCTGACCCAGGCAAAGGGGACGGCCGCCCCCAAAGATGTTCATATCGACTGGACTGCAGTCTCAAGCCAGGCTCCACTTCTGGAAGAGACCGCCCAGCTGCTCCTCTCCAGGTACTATCTTGCCCAAACCGGAGAGAACACAACTGTCCCGGCAGCAAAGGTTATCGTTGGTATCGCGCTCTCGGGAATTCCCCTTGCAACCCTCATCGCGGTCCAGGAGGCAGCCCAGCTTGCGATCTACCACCCGGCAAAACAGAGCCAGAGCGAGCGCCCGACCGGGTCGATCAGCGGCAATTTTGCCGGTGTCGGGGGAGAACGGTGCATCATCGTTGACGACACGATCACGTCAGGCAACACCATGCGGGAAGTTGTGAAGTACCTCAAGAAACATAATGCAGTCCCGGTTGCCATCTGGGTCATATTCGACAAGCGCGGTATCAAGGATATCGATGGCGTACCCGTTTATTCGCTCTTCAAAATATCCCGCATTGACTGATATCCCCTTTTTTGAAACGCCTTCTTGCGTAAATTTATATAGAAGTTCAATTCCACCTTTTACAACATCGGAGGATCAATTATGCTATCTGGACAGCCAATTATTATCCTAAAAGAAAATGTGGAGCGTAATTACGGGAAGGAAGCCCAGCGCTCGAATATTACAGCAGCAAAAGCAATCGCCGGTGCTGTCAGGTCAACCCTCGGCCCCCGCGGCATGGACAAGATGCTTGTCAGCGGCTCTGGCGATATCGTCATCACCAACGATGGTGCCACCATCTTGAGTGAAATAGCCGTTCAGCACCCCGGCGCAAAGATGGTCATCGAAGTTGCACGGACGCAGGATGAAGAGGTCGGAGACGGGACCACCACCGCAGTCATCGTTGTCGGCGCCCTGATGGAGCAGGCGGAGATCATGCTCGAACAGGGAATCCATCCAACCGTGATTGCCCAGGGTTACCGCATGGGCATGGAGAAGGCGCTCGATATTGTCAACGGCCTTGCTCTCAAGGTAGATCCATCCGACCGGAAGACCCTGCTCAAGATTGCCGACACCGCAATCACCGGGAAATCCATTGAACAGGTCAAGGGCAAGCTCGACGGTATCATCGTTGATGCCGTTATGACCGTTGCCGAGAAGGTCGACGGGAAGCTCTCTGTTGATGAAGAAGATGTAATGATCAAGAAGCAGAAGGGCGCTGCTATGGACGATGCCGAGCTGATCCGCGGCGTTGTGATCGATAAGGTCCGCGCCCATGACGGGATGCCAAAGAAGATCGCGAAGGCGAAGGTTGCCCTTGTTGCCATGCCTCTTGAGATCACCAAGACCCAGGTAAAAGCAAAGATCAAGATCTCCTCGGCCGAGCAGATCAACGCATTCTCCGAACAGGAACGCGAAGCGTTGAAGAAACTTGCCGATGCCATCATCGACTGCGGAGCCAACGTCCTCCTCTGCCAGAAAGGCATCTCGGATGCCGCACAGTTCTACCTTGCCAAGAGTGGCATTCTCGCGATTGAGGATGTGCCCGAGAAGGACATGAAATACGCTGCACGGGCCCTGCACGCCAACATCGTCAACAAGCCCGAGTCCCTGACGGCAAAGGATCTCGGAGTTGCAGAGCTTGTCCAGGAAGACGACGAAGGAAAGGTCACGAGAATCTCCGGGTGCAAGAACCCCAAGACCACCACTATCCTGCTCCGCGGCACGAGCGACTACCTCCTCGACGAGCTCGAGCGGGCAGTTGTCGACGGAACCCGCGTTGTTATGGATGCCATGGAAGACGGGACGTACGTTGTCGGCGGCGGCGCAGTTGAGACCGAACTCTTAATGAAGATCCGGGACTATGCCCAGACCGTCGGAGGACGCGTCCAGATCGCTCTCGAGGCCTATGCAACGGCATTCGAATCGATCCCCCGCACCCTTGCCGAGAACTCCGGGTACAACCCGATCGACAAGCTGGTGGAACTCAAGAACGTCCACTCCAAGGGCAAGAAGAATGCCGGGCTGAATGTATACGAGGGCAAAGTCGTGGATATGTTCGCAGAAGGCGTTATCGAGCCTCTCCGGTCCAAGCGCCAGTCCATCCAGAGCGCGTCCGAGACTGCCATCATGCTCATCCGTGTCGATGACATGATGATCACCCAGCAGGGTGGAAAGGGCGGCATGCCCGGCATGTAATATCCTCATCTTTTTTACTGTCAAGTCCTGTATGGCCGGTATCTGGATGCGTCATTCCTCTAAACGGCCATCAGATAACTATTAGAGCAATCGATGAAAAAAATAAGAGAACCGGGTGCCGAGGTAGTCTAGCCCGGGAAGGCGGTAGCCTCGAAAGCTACTGGCGCTTCGCGCCTCGGGAGTTCAAATCTCCCCCTCGGCGTTTGAACCAACTGTTTTTCCTCTGATTCCCGAACAGGTTCTTGTTATGGGAAAGTAATACCTGTCAGGATACCGTGAATCTGCCCGTTACGGCCGTTCTTTTTTCGGCCAGAATCTGGAAAATCCCGAAAATACGGGAAATTCAGGCATATTTGCTTAAAAAAATGAATATAACTCTCTTTTTTAAATCTCTGGAAATTGGTTACTATTAAATAGGGGATGTTCTCATAATATGGTAATACGTGCCAGGGATCCTGCACCTGCAGGACTTCCGGCAAAGGTATGGTGAACCCATGTTCCGGATAAAGAAGAACAAACCGGCCATCTCCGCGGATGCGAAGTCGTTTCGGGCTGTGCGGAGGCTCAACCTCAACCGTACCTATATGCCTCTCAAGATC
This region includes:
- a CDS encoding nucleotide-binding protein encodes the protein MKAVLDASVFFSELPLEGELYTTPSVCDELLDIRAKGNFEKFCAGGLMVRSPGPEYRERVKNAAKISRDAGVISDTDKDLLALALELDAILYTDDFAIQNVAAVLKIGTHPILQRKARPVRWKYRCSGCGRYYGHDGECQVCGAAIKRKLK
- a CDS encoding orotate phosphoribosyltransferase-like protein codes for the protein MSSLDDLISRAKALLADGHSPGQIADELSLSMETVTWLLTQAKGTAAPKDVHIDWTAVSSQAPLLEETAQLLLSRYYLAQTGENTTVPAAKVIVGIALSGIPLATLIAVQEAAQLAIYHPAKQSQSERPTGSISGNFAGVGGERCIIVDDTITSGNTMREVVKYLKKHNAVPVAIWVIFDKRGIKDIDGVPVYSLFKISRID
- the thsA gene encoding thermosome subunit alpha → MLSGQPIIILKENVERNYGKEAQRSNITAAKAIAGAVRSTLGPRGMDKMLVSGSGDIVITNDGATILSEIAVQHPGAKMVIEVARTQDEEVGDGTTTAVIVVGALMEQAEIMLEQGIHPTVIAQGYRMGMEKALDIVNGLALKVDPSDRKTLLKIADTAITGKSIEQVKGKLDGIIVDAVMTVAEKVDGKLSVDEEDVMIKKQKGAAMDDAELIRGVVIDKVRAHDGMPKKIAKAKVALVAMPLEITKTQVKAKIKISSAEQINAFSEQEREALKKLADAIIDCGANVLLCQKGISDAAQFYLAKSGILAIEDVPEKDMKYAARALHANIVNKPESLTAKDLGVAELVQEDDEGKVTRISGCKNPKTTTILLRGTSDYLLDELERAVVDGTRVVMDAMEDGTYVVGGGAVETELLMKIRDYAQTVGGRVQIALEAYATAFESIPRTLAENSGYNPIDKLVELKNVHSKGKKNAGLNVYEGKVVDMFAEGVIEPLRSKRQSIQSASETAIMLIRVDDMMITQQGGKGGMPGM